A section of the Rummeliibacillus pycnus genome encodes:
- the spo0A gene encoding sporulation transcription factor Spo0A codes for MEKVKVAIVDDNSELVKMMEEYLSNQSDIEVISTATNGKQCLKMLEEQIPDVLLLDIIMPHLDGLAVLETMHENPEYNNIQVIMLTAFGQEDVMKQAVELGASYFMLKPFEFDRLAAKILQCAGKRVEKQKRVSILQGSKPQKLDQRQLDATITAIIKEIGVPAHIKGYAYLREAIQMVYLDVELLGSITKVLYPDIAKKFDTTPSRVERAIRHAIEVAWNRGNYESISKMFGYTVHHLKSKPTNSEFIAMIADKIRIEMVAV; via the coding sequence ATGGAGAAAGTAAAAGTTGCAATTGTGGATGATAATAGTGAACTTGTGAAAATGATGGAGGAATACCTTTCCAATCAATCTGACATTGAAGTGATTAGTACTGCAACAAATGGCAAACAATGTTTGAAAATGCTGGAAGAACAAATTCCAGATGTTCTTTTATTAGATATTATTATGCCACATTTGGATGGATTAGCAGTTCTTGAGACTATGCATGAAAATCCAGAATATAACAACATTCAAGTAATCATGTTAACTGCATTTGGTCAAGAAGATGTGATGAAACAAGCAGTTGAACTAGGCGCTTCCTATTTCATGTTAAAGCCATTTGAATTTGACCGATTAGCAGCGAAAATATTACAATGTGCAGGTAAACGAGTAGAAAAACAAAAACGCGTCAGCATTTTACAAGGTTCTAAACCACAGAAATTAGATCAACGTCAACTTGATGCCACAATTACTGCAATTATTAAAGAAATTGGCGTACCAGCTCACATCAAAGGTTATGCATACCTTCGCGAAGCCATCCAAATGGTCTATCTTGACGTAGAACTGCTTGGTTCGATCACAAAGGTGTTATACCCTGACATTGCGAAAAAATTCGATACAACGCCTTCTAGAGTGGAACGTGCGATTCGCCATGCCATCGAAGTCGCATGGAACCGTGGAAACTATGAATCTATCTCGAAAATGTTTGGCTACACAGTCCATCATCTAAAATCAAAACCAACAAATTCGGAGTTCATCGCCATGATTGCTGATAAGATTCGTATTGAGATGGTAGCGGTTTAA
- a CDS encoding tyrosine-type recombinase/integrase, protein MRSEFDLQLDSFMLHCDSKQLSKKTMKSYDQTLKLFQYYLRNELGITDAAKVKSSHIRLYIRYLRERGKYTVTTANERWSNNNPGQRSDYKNEISSTTIANYQRNIKVFFNFLKSEREITDNPMDTIEKVKPKRKQKKLLTPEELKIFFHSFNLTKFHEYRTWLMCRLILDSGMRANETCSLIPEDVDFRSKSILIRKPKNGHERYVFFGHKMAADLRSWMKYRDRFSDSEFLFPTVRGTKLDVTNFERSVRRVAKNVGLEVHPHLLRNNFSKYYLIEGNGDFATLSRILGHSSVEVTQKAYLDFTDAEIGKKYQRHSPINNLKL, encoded by the coding sequence ATGCGCTCAGAATTTGATTTACAATTAGATTCTTTTATGTTGCATTGTGATTCTAAACAATTATCTAAAAAAACAATGAAAAGTTATGATCAAACATTAAAACTTTTTCAATATTATTTAAGAAACGAACTAGGAATTACAGATGCTGCAAAAGTGAAATCATCACACATTAGACTATACATTAGGTATTTACGAGAAAGAGGAAAATACACGGTTACAACTGCAAACGAGAGATGGAGCAATAATAACCCTGGCCAACGTTCTGATTATAAAAATGAAATTTCTAGTACAACAATTGCCAATTATCAACGAAATATAAAAGTGTTCTTTAACTTTTTAAAAAGTGAGAGAGAAATAACAGATAATCCAATGGATACAATCGAAAAAGTGAAACCGAAACGTAAACAAAAGAAATTATTAACACCTGAAGAATTAAAAATATTCTTCCATTCTTTTAATCTAACAAAATTTCATGAATACAGAACATGGTTAATGTGTCGATTGATTTTGGATTCTGGAATGAGAGCAAATGAAACATGTTCATTAATACCAGAAGATGTTGACTTTAGAAGTAAATCCATTTTAATTAGGAAGCCTAAAAATGGTCATGAAAGGTATGTATTTTTCGGGCATAAAATGGCAGCTGATTTGAGAAGTTGGATGAAGTATAGGGATAGATTTTCCGACAGTGAATTTCTATTTCCAACTGTACGTGGAACGAAATTAGATGTTACTAACTTTGAAAGATCTGTAAGACGGGTAGCTAAAAACGTTGGATTAGAAGTACATCCTCATTTATTGAGGAATAATTTTAGTAAATACTATCTCATTGAAGGTAATGGGGATTTTGCTACATTGAGTAGAATTTTAGGCCATTCTTCTGTTGAAGTAACACAGAAAGCCTATCTGGATTTTACAGACGCTGAAATTGGAAAGAAATATCAGAGACATTCGCCAATTAATAATTTAAAACTTTAA
- a CDS encoding zinc-ribbon domain-containing protein, with protein sequence MCKFDPAIKLKDNAMLKIRPELFDEWDFEENNKLGFDIYKMTKGSHKVVWWNCNECVSKYNKKISDRIKGQNCPYCSGSRINETNSLASLNPELASEWHPTLNGKLTPKDVTSKKSEKVWWLGSCGHEWDARIDGRSNGNGCPICDNKIILKGFNDMWTTNPKLSSLLLNPEDGYKYSQTSGRKVNWKCSECESIIRNKKIADINYYGIKCPKCSDGFSIPERIMYNLLMQLNIDFNHDVSFKWSNTKRYDFYIPLINLIIETHGGQHSERGFKSIGGRSLDEEIANDKLKEKLAKGNDIENYIVIDTRLSEFDYIKTNILNSKLSLFLDLNNVDWIKIFTDSQKSLSKIAYELWNDGLKDVVLIANKLNIHKRTVWRYLEFWSSLGKCDDFIDYNDQKRKVVQLSPDNVLIKVWMSISDAVKKSGLTITTGNISKVCKGQRNKTGECKWMYLNDYEKFVSTGIPPYPLDKDHPNSKAVVKLNNNLELIEKYSSIKKAAKNNNIKSVGAIANACLGKSNSSGGYKWMYLDDYEKMLKDE encoded by the coding sequence ATGTGTAAATTTGATCCAGCAATTAAATTGAAAGACAATGCAATGCTTAAAATAAGACCTGAATTGTTTGATGAATGGGATTTTGAAGAGAATAATAAATTAGGTTTTGATATTTATAAGATGACTAAAGGTAGCCATAAAGTTGTATGGTGGAATTGTAATGAATGTGTTAGTAAATATAATAAAAAAATAAGTGACAGAATAAAAGGTCAAAATTGTCCTTATTGTAGTGGATCAAGAATAAATGAAACTAACTCTTTAGCTTCATTAAACCCTGAACTAGCTTCTGAATGGCACCCAACTCTTAATGGTAAATTGACTCCTAAAGATGTTACCAGTAAAAAAAGTGAAAAAGTATGGTGGCTAGGCAGTTGTGGGCATGAATGGGATGCAAGAATAGATGGTAGAAGTAATGGCAATGGTTGCCCTATATGTGATAATAAAATAATTCTAAAAGGTTTCAATGATATGTGGACAACAAATCCAAAATTATCCTCTCTTCTTTTAAATCCTGAAGATGGTTATAAATATAGTCAAACCAGTGGTAGAAAAGTAAATTGGAAGTGTTCTGAATGTGAATCAATTATTAGAAATAAGAAAATTGCAGATATCAATTATTATGGTATTAAATGCCCTAAGTGCTCAGATGGATTTAGTATTCCTGAAAGAATAATGTATAACCTATTAATGCAATTAAATATCGATTTTAATCACGATGTGTCTTTTAAATGGTCAAATACTAAAAGATACGATTTTTATATCCCCTTAATCAACTTAATTATTGAAACACATGGAGGGCAGCATTCAGAAAGAGGATTTAAAAGTATAGGTGGTCGTAGTTTAGATGAAGAAATTGCGAATGATAAATTAAAAGAGAAATTAGCTAAAGGAAATGATATAGAAAATTACATTGTAATTGATACTAGATTATCTGAATTTGATTATATAAAAACTAACATTTTAAATAGTAAACTATCCTTATTTCTAGATTTAAATAATGTGGATTGGATTAAAATATTTACTGATTCTCAAAAATCTTTAAGTAAGATTGCTTATGAACTATGGAATGATGGATTAAAAGATGTTGTTTTAATTGCAAATAAATTAAATATACACAAAAGAACAGTTTGGAGATACCTTGAGTTTTGGAGTAGTTTAGGAAAATGTGATGATTTTATAGATTACAATGACCAAAAAAGAAAAGTAGTACAATTAAGTCCTGATAATGTTTTAATAAAAGTTTGGATGTCAATTTCAGATGCTGTAAAAAAATCTGGCTTAACAATTACTACTGGAAATATTTCAAAGGTATGTAAGGGACAACGAAATAAAACAGGCGAATGCAAGTGGATGTATTTAAACGATTATGAAAAGTTTGTATCTACAGGAATACCACCTTATCCGTTAGATAAAGATCATCCAAACTCCAAAGCAGTAGTTAAATTAAATAACAATTTAGAACTAATAGAGAAATATAGTTCTATTAAAAAAGCAGCAAAGAATAATAATATAAAATCAGTAGGAGCAATAGCTAATGCATGTCTTGGCAAATCAAACTCTTCTGGTGGCTATAAGTGGATGTATCTAGACGATTACGAAAAAATGCTAAAAGATGAATAA
- a CDS encoding cupin domain-containing protein translates to MEFYKFSKDSGKMISNFNSDFVMSRIIQIDKSVNIGCMHLDKKGIVGYHQAVVPQLLLILNGEGYVRSEKDEYFKVKSGDAVFWEKHEWHETKSDLGLTAIVIESEELNPSLFMPLKK, encoded by the coding sequence ATGGAGTTTTATAAATTTAGTAAAGATAGTGGTAAGATGATTTCTAATTTCAATTCAGACTTTGTTATGTCCCGTATTATCCAAATAGATAAGTCTGTTAACATAGGGTGTATGCACTTAGACAAAAAAGGCATTGTTGGCTACCATCAAGCAGTAGTACCTCAACTATTATTAATCTTAAATGGCGAAGGTTATGTCCGTAGTGAAAAAGACGAATACTTTAAAGTTAAATCAGGAGATGCAGTATTTTGGGAAAAACATGAATGGCATGAAACAAAATCCGATTTAGGATTGACTGCTATTGTCATTGAAAGCGAAGAATTAAATCCCTCGTTATTCATGCCATTAAAGAAATAG
- a CDS encoding DUF4041 domain-containing protein — MYKEKFAHSPWVIGILFALWFLIIPPIIGIVLIIKRNKEINKFETFWTENNFDQIINSREQIEQLNDEIHKLSKNKKEIERQLDSFKPVTDALEIRTALNKKIEELNNESAILSKKISDSNMLIDLEKSKQAINYDIQKLESNKSAINDEINSLQKELFLFTEELQMQSFGFYNPKYGFENSEAYQAKLNEIRQEQKKMVKEKTATSHRLDWTIGEDRKKGKEFILDTIKLILRAFNNECDNIITKVKYNNIEASEQRINKLYEELNKLTDMQQVSITNGFLKLKIEELYLKYEFEQKKQEEKEEQMEIKERMREEAKALKELEKAREKVEKEEKHFEQAIEKLRAQMAETDKSRQAKLIEKLMELEAKLEETRKTKEDVLYRVQNTRAGYVYIISNIGSFGEDVFKIGMTRRLEPMDRVKELGDASVPFLFDVHGMIFSDDAPALENALHKAFTDRRVNKINERKEFFRVTLSEIEEVVKRNHNKTVEFTKLAKAEEYRKTIAIVKQEVLEVV; from the coding sequence ATGTATAAAGAAAAATTTGCTCACTCGCCTTGGGTCATTGGTATTTTGTTTGCTCTATGGTTTTTAATTATTCCACCAATTATAGGAATAGTTCTTATAATTAAAAGAAATAAAGAAATTAATAAATTTGAAACTTTTTGGACGGAGAATAATTTTGATCAGATTATAAACTCTCGAGAGCAAATAGAGCAGTTAAATGATGAAATACATAAGTTGTCTAAAAATAAAAAAGAAATAGAAAGACAACTGGATTCATTTAAACCAGTTACAGATGCTTTAGAAATAAGAACCGCTCTTAATAAGAAAATAGAAGAGTTAAATAATGAAAGTGCAATTTTATCTAAAAAAATTTCTGACAGTAATATGTTAATCGATTTGGAAAAATCTAAACAAGCAATAAATTATGATATCCAAAAATTAGAATCTAATAAATCCGCCATTAATGATGAAATCAATTCCCTTCAAAAGGAACTTTTCCTTTTTACTGAGGAACTTCAAATGCAATCATTTGGTTTCTATAACCCTAAATATGGCTTTGAAAACTCCGAAGCGTATCAAGCTAAATTAAATGAAATACGTCAGGAACAAAAGAAAATGGTCAAAGAAAAGACTGCCACCTCCCATCGTCTTGACTGGACAATCGGGGAAGACCGTAAGAAAGGGAAAGAGTTTATTCTTGATACTATCAAATTGATTTTAAGAGCATTTAATAATGAATGTGATAACATCATTACCAAAGTAAAGTACAACAACATTGAGGCAAGTGAACAGAGAATAAACAAACTTTATGAGGAGTTAAATAAGCTTACAGACATGCAACAAGTATCCATTACTAATGGATTTCTTAAACTGAAAATAGAAGAATTGTATCTAAAGTATGAGTTCGAGCAAAAGAAACAAGAAGAGAAAGAAGAACAAATGGAAATTAAAGAACGAATGCGTGAAGAGGCAAAAGCGCTAAAAGAACTAGAAAAAGCTAGAGAGAAAGTGGAGAAAGAAGAAAAACATTTTGAGCAGGCAATTGAAAAACTCCGAGCTCAAATGGCAGAAACGGATAAATCTAGACAGGCTAAATTAATTGAAAAACTTATGGAACTTGAAGCTAAGCTAGAAGAAACTAGAAAAACAAAAGAGGATGTATTGTATCGTGTTCAAAACACCAGAGCTGGCTATGTTTACATTATCTCTAATATCGGTTCTTTTGGAGAAGATGTGTTTAAAATTGGTATGACCCGCCGTTTAGAGCCTATGGATCGAGTAAAAGAGCTTGGGGATGCTTCAGTACCTTTCTTGTTTGATGTACATGGAATGATTTTCAGTGATGATGCACCCGCACTTGAAAACGCATTACATAAAGCTTTCACCGATAGACGCGTTAACAAAATTAATGAGCGTAAAGAATTTTTCAGAGTAACTCTTAGTGAAATTGAAGAAGTAGTGAAACGAAATCACAATAAGACAGTTGAGTTTACGAAACTAGCTAAAGCAGAGGAATATAGAAAAACAATAGCTATTGTAAAACAAGAAGTTCTAGAAGTTGTTTAA
- a CDS encoding DEAD/DEAH box helicase family protein gives MIKVVNEGILYMMNKRYVSDYITTDAILTWTCEDIVTISADTGLGKSYFIMNTLGSLVKAKNQRILLLVHRDNCKNQFELDIAKLKIEGIIDDNSIDVVTYQSIAAKNINKKLFDFSFKKYDYIVCDEYQYFIEDSSFNHTTDIALKAIMNQSNTIRIFISATDKYMKYYFKDFKKIGIKEFTPPISKGEFIQQLEFYYSDDLVEKFLDYAIENKKKSIFFIDNIDLALKLHQKYPVETFFNCSKGKKEYQHVEEQQINDMLKNKGFNKQNVEGNMDSTEGKIVLISTSCLDAGVTIWDDNLKNIVCDITDTDKMVQCVGRKRLREDEKIVLTLKAFTNEQLGGIQSKSRNLVQKPLYLMENGQDAYIEKYGRDVDKSNIVYITKDDQNNTILEVNEMRYLHHVIKENEMVHINNKYGDFKNRYCEYIKDKFGVNSYAIYEDRLSNYELAEYLESLLGKRLFKIEQNELIDMINYKVNGVKKKSYNKLNERLEMINSSYRIRPGKSGNNRYWIIEKV, from the coding sequence ATGATAAAAGTAGTAAATGAAGGGATATTGTACATGATGAACAAAAGATATGTATCAGACTATATTACTACAGATGCCATATTAACATGGACTTGTGAAGACATTGTTACAATTTCTGCAGATACTGGATTAGGAAAATCGTACTTCATTATGAATACATTAGGTTCACTTGTTAAAGCAAAGAATCAACGTATTTTATTATTAGTACATCGTGACAACTGTAAGAACCAATTTGAACTCGATATCGCAAAATTAAAAATTGAAGGTATCATTGATGATAATTCAATTGACGTTGTTACTTATCAATCGATTGCAGCAAAAAACATCAATAAGAAGTTGTTTGATTTTAGCTTTAAGAAATATGATTATATTGTTTGTGATGAATATCAATACTTCATCGAGGATTCATCATTTAATCATACAACAGATATTGCTCTCAAAGCGATTATGAATCAATCCAATACGATTAGAATCTTTATTTCCGCAACGGATAAGTATATGAAATACTACTTTAAAGATTTTAAAAAAATTGGCATAAAAGAATTTACGCCACCAATTTCAAAAGGAGAATTTATTCAACAGTTAGAATTTTATTATAGCGATGATTTGGTGGAAAAATTCTTAGATTACGCAATTGAAAACAAGAAAAAATCAATCTTCTTCATTGATAATATTGATTTAGCTTTAAAGTTACATCAAAAATATCCTGTAGAAACTTTCTTTAATTGTTCTAAAGGAAAAAAAGAGTATCAGCATGTTGAAGAACAACAAATAAATGATATGCTTAAAAATAAAGGCTTTAATAAGCAAAACGTCGAAGGTAATATGGACTCTACTGAGGGGAAAATAGTATTAATATCAACATCTTGCCTTGATGCAGGGGTTACGATTTGGGACGATAATCTAAAAAATATTGTTTGTGATATTACTGATACGGACAAGATGGTTCAATGTGTTGGACGTAAACGACTAAGAGAAGATGAAAAAATCGTTCTGACACTTAAAGCATTCACAAACGAACAATTGGGAGGTATTCAGTCTAAATCACGTAATTTAGTACAAAAGCCATTGTATCTAATGGAAAATGGACAAGATGCCTATATCGAAAAATATGGGCGAGATGTAGATAAATCAAATATTGTATATATCACAAAAGATGATCAGAATAATACAATCCTTGAAGTAAATGAGATGCGGTATTTACATCATGTAATTAAAGAAAATGAAATGGTTCATATTAACAATAAATATGGTGACTTTAAAAATCGATACTGTGAATACATCAAAGATAAGTTTGGTGTTAATAGCTATGCAATTTATGAAGATAGATTGAGTAATTATGAACTAGCTGAATATCTAGAATCGTTACTTGGTAAAAGGTTGTTTAAAATAGAACAAAATGAATTAATAGATATGATTAATTACAAAGTAAATGGAGTTAAGAAAAAAAGTTATAATAAACTCAATGAAAGATTAGAGATGATTAATTCAAGCTATAGGATTAGACCTGGAAAATCAGGGAATAATCGATACTGGATTATAGAAAAAGTTTAA
- a CDS encoding tyrosine-type recombinase/integrase — protein MGEIVNLRKLNDDILTERAIQTQIDKKLKMYAGDFNRFEEYCNQQKRSISFDSLEKYLFHTIQSRKKLSTFNRRAAGVKYYLINQYGLLETEQQTHRIAQLRSMYNNQEYSEQKLMHGQSAEDKNEVMHLIDKLDTRAKAIALVNLVTANRPSEMISLRIKHFNLKNKSVSVYMTKQKGWHVKRLTLNCINAIRAYIDKYQLSENDYFVGKVDKHGNLTSVKISDTAYRNTIHRWLGFSPYTLRKTQITAMHEAGADLATIATQSGHSSLETISKHYLEIHNTTIDKYL, from the coding sequence GTGGGCGAAATTGTAAATCTCCGAAAATTAAATGATGACATTCTAACAGAACGAGCCATTCAAACACAAATTGATAAGAAGCTAAAAATGTATGCTGGCGATTTCAACCGTTTTGAAGAATATTGCAATCAGCAAAAAAGATCAATCAGTTTTGACTCATTGGAGAAATACCTTTTCCACACAATACAATCCAGAAAAAAGCTTTCAACATTCAATCGTAGAGCTGCAGGCGTGAAGTATTATCTTATCAATCAATATGGCCTTCTCGAGACAGAACAGCAGACACATCGAATTGCACAACTTAGAAGTATGTACAACAATCAAGAATACAGTGAGCAAAAACTAATGCATGGCCAATCGGCGGAAGATAAGAATGAAGTAATGCATTTAATCGATAAGTTAGATACAAGAGCAAAAGCCATTGCATTGGTTAATTTGGTAACCGCTAATCGTCCTAGTGAAATGATCAGTTTACGAATAAAACATTTCAATTTGAAGAATAAATCAGTTTCTGTTTATATGACCAAACAAAAGGGATGGCACGTAAAACGATTAACGTTGAATTGTATTAATGCAATCCGTGCTTATATCGATAAATATCAGCTATCGGAGAATGATTATTTTGTTGGTAAGGTTGATAAACATGGTAATTTAACAAGTGTAAAAATCAGTGATACTGCTTATAGAAACACCATTCATCGATGGTTAGGCTTTTCCCCTTATACATTACGAAAAACTCAAATTACAGCTATGCATGAAGCAGGTGCTGATCTAGCTACAATTGCAACCCAAAGTGGCCATTCATCTCTTGAAACGATTAGTAAGCATTATCTTGAAATTCATAACACCACAATAGATAAATATTTGTAA
- a CDS encoding copper amine oxidase N-terminal domain-containing protein: protein MKRSNKWILLGIVTGTLLIIGFQKTDLIKHNQSSSGARQPHITMVSNTKVTYYKTTYNGKAIATKTNSISVSGKYLVSANEVLKKAGATVSYNSKTKTFTIKAGSKTTTHKKGTNYAYVNKKKTTLSTKSMVHKGITMVPYDLVSKATTSKVTVSSATKTIKITKSVTSTPTSQTTPKLLYQGHDYGARNNVEYIKTIDYVNKYIADHAKDGLPFGGDYHKSYEAYFKDGVKAPSDMNYNMSDYQYGLYFAELWGKDFRDNKVPYNTIVKLDEVGRLAQNILSDANYRVTHKDKSVRSAYDVFYRHVGDCDATAHVQQVIFDEYGFTTKVAYFPSHADLHVKVGNHWYAFNSGVFRSQD, encoded by the coding sequence GTGAAAAGATCAAATAAGTGGATTCTTTTAGGAATCGTAACAGGAACACTTCTTATAATTGGTTTTCAAAAGACTGATTTAATTAAACATAACCAGTCAAGTTCAGGAGCAAGACAACCACATATTACAATGGTTTCAAATACTAAAGTTACATACTACAAAACAACTTACAATGGAAAGGCTATTGCCACCAAAACCAATTCTATTTCAGTATCAGGAAAATACTTAGTATCTGCCAATGAGGTCTTAAAAAAAGCAGGAGCAACGGTATCGTACAATAGCAAAACCAAAACTTTCACTATCAAAGCAGGAAGTAAAACAACAACGCATAAAAAAGGTACAAACTATGCCTATGTCAACAAAAAGAAAACCACCCTCTCAACCAAATCAATGGTGCATAAAGGGATAACAATGGTTCCATACGATTTAGTCAGCAAAGCAACGACATCCAAAGTCACAGTCTCATCAGCAACCAAAACCATCAAAATTACCAAATCTGTAACATCAACACCTACAAGTCAAACCACACCTAAACTCTTATATCAAGGACATGACTACGGAGCAAGAAATAACGTGGAGTATATAAAAACAATAGACTATGTAAACAAATATATTGCTGACCATGCAAAAGATGGGCTCCCATTCGGTGGTGACTATCATAAATCATACGAAGCCTACTTCAAAGACGGAGTAAAAGCCCCTTCTGATATGAATTACAACATGTCCGACTATCAATATGGATTATACTTTGCTGAATTATGGGGTAAGGATTTTAGAGATAATAAAGTTCCTTATAATACAATTGTAAAGTTAGATGAAGTTGGGCGATTAGCACAAAATATTTTGTCAGATGCTAATTACAGAGTAACACATAAAGATAAATCAGTACGTTCAGCATATGACGTCTTTTATCGTCATGTAGGTGACTGTGATGCCACAGCTCACGTTCAACAAGTCATTTTTGACGAGTATGGCTTCACAACAAAGGTAGCCTACTTCCCATCTCATGCAGATTTACATGTTAAAGTAGGCAATCATTGGTATGCATTCAATTCAGGAGTATTTAGAAGTCAAGATTAA
- a CDS encoding DUF3006 domain-containing protein, with translation MSRYRGKFSYKTDILKSLLPEQVTVGDMLIFNGEKISIDYEGKNKLAKEIEDLANELFED, from the coding sequence TTGAGCAGATACAGAGGGAAATTTTCTTATAAAACAGATATCCTAAAATCACTATTACCTGAACAAGTGACAGTTGGTGATATGTTAATTTTTAATGGTGAAAAAATCTCAATTGATTATGAAGGAAAAAACAAATTAGCTAAAGAAATTGAAGATCTAGCTAATGAATTATTTGAAGATTAA
- a CDS encoding sigma-70 family RNA polymerase sigma factor yields MSKKDKEVLFSLFQEYQQDIYRMAYTYVKNNDDALDVVQEVAYRAFKNFDTLKEMKYIKTWLFRITINCSIDCLRKNNKIIIESHDLEKQWDGSGKDLDVPLSLSLQDILDELDMTEKTVILLKYYQEYTFQEISSVMYLPLSTVKTITYRALTKLKKIVKKEDIYGG; encoded by the coding sequence ATTTCAAAAAAAGACAAGGAAGTATTATTCTCGTTATTCCAGGAATATCAACAAGATATTTATCGAATGGCCTATACTTACGTAAAAAATAATGATGATGCTTTAGATGTAGTACAAGAAGTTGCTTATCGAGCCTTTAAGAATTTCGATACACTAAAAGAAATGAAGTATATTAAAACATGGTTGTTCAGAATCACAATAAATTGCTCTATAGATTGCTTAAGGAAGAATAACAAGATTATCATTGAATCTCACGACTTGGAAAAGCAGTGGGACGGTTCAGGTAAGGATCTAGATGTTCCTCTCAGCCTTTCATTACAAGATATTTTAGATGAGTTGGATATGACAGAGAAAACGGTAATCTTATTAAAGTATTATCAAGAATATACGTTTCAGGAAATTTCTTCTGTTATGTACTTGCCGTTAAGTACTGTTAAAACTATTACATATCGCGCTTTGACAAAACTCAAAAAAATTGTAAAGAAGGAGGATATCTATGGAGGATAA
- a CDS encoding DUF4030 domain-containing protein, which translates to MEDNNQIQKNLNSIKIPNDLNERVMKGFKQAEDEMINQSFKKKGTFKKKFILVSSAAVLFIGLFIGSTFVSPAMATIASKIPLFNTVFNRGTIDDALTKYLTEQGFEVISISQDYKQHTLLISIDSKQYAQQKKEVEQTAKQYLHQEGYNKINIKVKRYTGEIVLENIKEYPLENKDFLFEIRKQMKEAGFNLTYNQFMIKPKPAELTLLIPESDYNTRKDEIIRIVKEAGEAYDVGDFKISFETFTFDQRERNSRWMSIISTLNEVLLNNEEYSIKSFGYSVKDKVKLYVQLNIRAGDSRAKEKAKIIEQVIHEFLSSQEIRKTIKDDQYQIEITSKDNKKMN; encoded by the coding sequence ATGGAGGATAATAATCAAATTCAAAAGAACTTAAATTCAATTAAAATTCCTAATGATCTAAATGAGAGGGTTATGAAAGGTTTTAAGCAAGCAGAGGATGAAATGATCAATCAATCGTTTAAGAAAAAGGGAACTTTTAAAAAGAAATTCATACTCGTGTCTTCTGCTGCCGTTTTGTTTATAGGGCTTTTTATCGGTTCTACTTTTGTCTCACCAGCAATGGCTACAATCGCCTCCAAAATCCCCTTGTTCAATACAGTTTTTAATAGAGGGACAATTGATGACGCATTAACTAAATATCTGACGGAACAAGGATTTGAAGTAATAAGCATTTCCCAAGATTATAAGCAGCACACGCTCTTAATATCTATTGATTCTAAACAATATGCTCAGCAAAAGAAAGAAGTAGAGCAGACCGCAAAACAATATCTACATCAGGAAGGATACAACAAAATTAACATTAAGGTAAAAAGATATACAGGAGAAATAGTACTTGAGAACATAAAGGAATATCCTTTAGAAAATAAAGATTTTCTCTTTGAAATTAGGAAACAAATGAAGGAAGCTGGATTCAATTTAACGTACAATCAGTTCATGATAAAACCGAAACCAGCTGAATTGACGTTATTAATTCCTGAAAGTGACTATAACACAAGAAAAGATGAAATCATTCGTATTGTGAAAGAAGCTGGTGAGGCTTATGATGTAGGGGATTTTAAAATATCATTTGAGACATTTACTTTTGATCAACGTGAACGGAACTCTAGATGGATGAGTATTATTAGTACTCTTAATGAAGTGTTGCTTAATAATGAAGAATATTCCATTAAATCCTTTGGTTATTCTGTTAAAGACAAGGTTAAATTATATGTTCAATTAAACATTCGGGCAGGAGATTCAAGAGCAAAAGAAAAAGCTAAAATTATAGAACAAGTCATTCATGAATTTCTCTCTTCTCAGGAAATAAGAAAAACGATTAAAGACGACCAGTATCAAATTGAAATAACAAGTAAAGATAATAAAAAAATGAATTAA